The Streptococcus oralis region AGAATCCTCAGTCGCTGAAATGACTCCTTGGGGCTTGTTCATCATGTAGTAGACAAACTCTTCATACTCCAGCACTTGGCCATCAAAGCGAATCTCATCTCTTTCTTCATTAATCTGCAGTTTAGCTGACTTTTCTTTTTTACCATTTACCGTCACGCGTCCAGCCTTGAGCAAGTTTTTAACCTCCGTCCGACTCCCTACAGCGCAGGCAGCTAAAAATTTATCTAATCTCATAGAACTATTATATCATACTCAAAAGGAGGCTGGTACAATGACCAACCTCCTTTTCGTTTCATACTCTTCAAAAATCTCTTCAAACCGCGTCAACGTCCATCTGCAACCTCAAAACAGTGTTTTGAGCTGACTTCGTCAGTTCTATACACAACCTCAAAGCAGTGCTTTGAGCAGCCTGCGGCTAGTTTCCTAGTTTCTCTTTGATTTTCATTGAGTATCAGATTTAAGAAATTAACTTCCTCGTCTCCAGAAAATAGCTAAGACAACCATAGCACCTAAAACAGCTGGAACAATAGCTATCCCCGCTAGGTTTGGACCCCAAGTCCCAAAGAGCAGGTGCCCCAAAGAAGCACCAATCCAGCCGAGAAACATTTTCCCAAAGCATCCCATACTTTCTCCACGATTGGTCAAAGCACCTGCCAAGAGTCCCACTAGGAGACCAACAAACATACTTCCAAGCATAGCTTCTCCTTAAATTGCCCAGTCTCCATTGCGGAAGAGTGGTACACGTGTTCCATCCTCACGGATACCATCGATATCCATTTGACTCGAACCAATCATAAAGTCCACGTGAACATCTGAACGGTTCAGTCCTGCAGCTTCAAGCTCTTCTTCGCTCATCTCTGCCCCACCAACAACGCTGGTCGCATAAGCTGCACCGATAGCCAAGTGGTTTGAAGCATTTTCATCAAAAAGGGTATTAAAGAAAGTAATGCCTGACTGTGAAATTGGGCTTGGATCTGGTACCAAGGCACATTCACCCAAGGCACGCGCACCAGCATTTTCAAAGACAAGGTCTTTCATGACCTGATCACCCTTTTCAGCAGTAATGTCAACGATTTGTCCATCCTTGAAAGTTACTTTAATGCCTTCGATGATATTTCCGTTGTAGCTAAGTGGTTTTGTAGAGGTTACATAGCCATCTGCACGACGGAAGTCAGGAGCCGTAAAGACTTCTTCTGTCGGCATATTTGGCAAGAATCCTTCTCCCTGTGCATTGATAGCGCCAGCTGATTCCCAAACGTGATTCTTAGGCAAGCCAAGTGTCAAATCTGTCCCTGGCGCTGTGTAGTGAAGGGCTGAAAATTGCTCTTTATTAAGCATTTCTGCCTTGCTCTTAAGGATAGCAGCATGCTCTTCCCAAGCTTTAACAGGATCTTCTTCGTAGACACGGCAAGTTTTGAAGATTTGATCCCAAAGAAGATCAACTGCTTCTTCATCGCTCGTAGCATTTGGAAAGACTTTCTTAGCCCATTCAAGTCCAGCAGCGGCTGCTACAGTCCAGCTAACCTTGTTGGATTGAGTTGCGATGCGCATTGGCTTCATCGCGAGTCCCATAGCTTTGGCAGAAGCTGAAAGCTTGTCCGCATCCACTCCGTTCAAGGCACCTGGATCAGATGAACGAACTCCTAGACGGCTAGCCTTGTTTCCCAAGAGGTAGTTCATCTCAGCAATCTTGTATTCTGGTACATTGTCCAGACGCTCCATCGGCGCGTGGAGGAATTTCTCACGGTTAATCACATCATCTGTCCACTGAACGATAACCTCATGTGCACCCAGTGCATAGGCTTCTTTGACAATCAAGTGAGCCAACTCGCGTTGCTCCACATCGATAGAGAGAGCCAAGGTGTGACCCGGTTGCACATTCACACCGTTTGCAACCAAAAGCTTAGCGTATTTTTCTAGATTTTCTTTAAAATTTGGTAAAACCATTTGTGTTTCCCTTTTCTATTTTTATTTTTCTTTCAAAGCAGAAAATAATCCTGCCAAAGCAATAGCACCTGAAAGGAGTGCTGTCGATAGAATAATTGTTTCATCTGCCAGCTCTAGCTGATAGTCAAAAATCTTTTCAGCAGGTTTATCTTCCGCAAAGATTCTAAGTTTCATCTTGAACTCCTTAAAATATCTTAAAATAAATCACTATGACTACCTGTCCTAAGCAAGTTTAAAATCAATTCTTCCTTGTCTACTTTATAGACCAGGAGCCAATCCGCCTGGATATGACACTCACGAACTCCTTGAAAATGCTTAGATGCCGTTAATTGATGATCACGATATCTAGCAGGAAGTTCTTTTTCTTGAACCAGAAAATTCAAAACTTCTTCTAATAATTCTGCCCTCAAACCACGCTTCATAGCCAACTTAAAATCTTTTTTAAACTGTTTATGATAACGAATCTTAAGCACGCAAGTCCTCCATCAAGTCAGAGACTGATTCAAAGGATTGGCTCATATTACGATTTTGGTCTAAATCCGTTAATACTTGAAGCAACTTCCGATTCTCGTCTAGTCTAACATCAAAAGGCAAACCCTGATATTGAATTGCCTGACGAAGGAAAATATTGATTGCTGTTGTCATATCCATTCCTAAATGATTAAAAACCTGTTGGGCCTGCTCCTTAACCTCACTATCCAAACGAATACTCATGCTCGTCTTTGACATATTCCCACCTTCTTTCTATTTATTATTTTAACAAAAAAGAAGGCTTATGTAAATCTATTAGATATACATTAGCTTTCTTAACATTGATTATTAGGATAGTCTAAAATATTCACATAGAAAACAAGACAAAGAATAAGAGTTTTACATATTATACTTGCAAGTCACTAACCTTTTCATATTTTATATTTACTTCCGAATTTGAATTTGCAAATTTATAACCCATAAACAAAGCATTTAAATCGCTATAAGTTGATAAAATGATCTGATACTTATCTATAATTCCATGACGTAAAATTTCAATAAAAGATAGTACATTCATAGCATCCATGTCTTGAACTGGATCATCTATCATTAAGAAATTCAAATTATCAGATAGTTTGAACATCGTATTCAGTGAAAGAGTAAATGCTAGTGAAACAACCGCTAACTGACCAGTGCTTAGTTGATTAATTGCATCATGATCATTATTAGAATCCGACTTGAACCTAATAATTGTCTTTGTTATCTTTTTAATCGTTTTTACTTGATTACCTGTTGCCTCATCAGTCGTCGTTTCTTCTTTATCAATTGTTGTTTTGTTATACGTTAGAAAAATTCCCAAACCTTGTTGATAATTTTGTAACATTTTTGCTGAGTATATAAAGAATGGGATACGTAGCTTTTTAACAATATCTATTTTGAACTGTTTTACCTCTTCTTTATATATAGTATTAATTTCTTCTAATCGTTCCACAGTTATTCTCAATGTTTCTATCTGACTTGATAAATCTTGAAGTTGCTGATTTTGAACTAGTTTATGCTGTCTATCAAGATAAAGTTTCTTATTCTCTAAATCTCCAATACGAATATCCTCTAATACTTCCACTTTACTTTGAAAATATGTAGGAAATATGTTCTCAGTGTCTGCTATCAGATTCTCATTAATAGCATATTTATTATCAACTGCCGAGTGAATAGCATTTTTTAATTCAAGCAATCGACTATCAATCATCGCAATATTTATTTTCGAATATGAACTTGATTCTAATTGGTATGTTTCAAACTGCAGTTCAGGAAATTCTTCCCTTAAGACCTCCAGTTCTTCCTTTATATTTCTCAAACTATTATTATCTAGCAAACTGTAAACATCATCATCAACTACTAATTTAGATTGAAATTCTTGCCAGTTTAACTGGTGCTGCTGGTTATAGTCTTTAAATTCTAACCTTCCCAACTCATATGGCACCATAATTGTGTACGACTGAATAAAAGTTTTAAAACCTTCGACATTTTGAGAATAACTTTGATACGAATTTTTTAATTTTTGTAATCTATCTAATAAATTTTTATCTACATCTATTGAAAGGCTATTTATTTCATCAATGATTTTCTGCTTCAGTTGCTGGATCCGTTCATTCAGCAATAATTGAGCTTCTTGCAATTGCAGACTACTTTGAGACGAAATTTCAGTTAGATAATTTTTATAACTATCATAAGCTTGCTTCAATTCTTCAAATGTTTGGAACTGTGAATTACAGAATGGACATTTGTTTTCATCAATATGTCGATGTCTCAACTCGTCAAACTTATTGCCTAAGTTACTCCTTAATTGTCGTAGTTCACTTAAATTTTTGTCTACCTGGCTAGCATTATTCCTCAGACTTTGGAATTTAACCACTTGTATTTTAAGCAATTCAAAATCACCTGACAATCTATCATTTTGAGTATAAGTAATGGACTGTTCTGTCATCTCAGTAATATCCGATGATAAATTAGTCAAGTAGGTATTTAGTTGCTTTCTTCGATTGCAATCATGAACAACTCTCTCATATGATTGTAGGTAATTCTCTAAAAGCACATATTCAAATAATTTTGGATTGTCTAATGAATACTTTTCCCAAAGCCATTGAGAATTTGATTTAAGAATATTTGGAGATAACATTGAAAAATATAATGCTTGTTTAATAGCCCTATCACCAGCAATATCTTTTTTTCTTTTATCTCTTTCCGTCTTTCTATTATACTCCCCTATTGAGAAATTCTTCTTAAAATCAATAATATTTTGTAAAGTATTTTGATAAGTTAATAATTTGTCAAGATTAGCAATAGAAAAAGGAGTTTCACGATCAAATACAAATTCCCTATGATTAAATAATCTATGATAAGAGACATCTGATAGTTCTTGCTGTTTTAAGTTTTGTAATTGCCCCTTGAAATCACTAATCTTTTTTCTAATAACGTTTGTTACTGTATTAATCTTTTCTATTTTCTTCTCTATTTTATCCGTTTTTACTAAAAAAGATAAACTATCGCCT contains the following coding sequences:
- a CDS encoding GlsB/YeaQ/YmgE family stress response membrane protein; its protein translation is MLGSMFVGLLVGLLAGALTNRGESMGCFGKMFLGWIGASLGHLLFGTWGPNLAGIAIVPAVLGAMVVLAIFWRRGS
- a CDS encoding aminopeptidase; protein product: MVLPNFKENLEKYAKLLVANGVNVQPGHTLALSIDVEQRELAHLIVKEAYALGAHEVIVQWTDDVINREKFLHAPMERLDNVPEYKIAEMNYLLGNKASRLGVRSSDPGALNGVDADKLSASAKAMGLAMKPMRIATQSNKVSWTVAAAAGLEWAKKVFPNATSDEEAVDLLWDQIFKTCRVYEEDPVKAWEEHAAILKSKAEMLNKEQFSALHYTAPGTDLTLGLPKNHVWESAGAINAQGEGFLPNMPTEEVFTAPDFRRADGYVTSTKPLSYNGNIIEGIKVTFKDGQIVDITAEKGDQVMKDLVFENAGARALGECALVPDPSPISQSGITFFNTLFDENASNHLAIGAAYATSVVGGAEMSEEELEAAGLNRSDVHVDFMIGSSQMDIDGIREDGTRVPLFRNGDWAI
- a CDS encoding type II toxin-antitoxin system YafQ family toxin codes for the protein MLKIRYHKQFKKDFKLAMKRGLRAELLEEVLNFLVQEKELPARYRDHQLTASKHFQGVRECHIQADWLLVYKVDKEELILNLLRTGSHSDLF
- a CDS encoding type II toxin-antitoxin system RelB/DinJ family antitoxin yields the protein MSKTSMSIRLDSEVKEQAQQVFNHLGMDMTTAINIFLRQAIQYQGLPFDVRLDENRKLLQVLTDLDQNRNMSQSFESVSDLMEDLRA
- a CDS encoding AAA family ATPase codes for the protein MKIRKILLYNFKNFRNETVIDFSDGITFLVGPNGYGKTTIFDAIELGLTGNLSRINKVTAENIVYNKPFFQNEIGQPVIIKLWLEKMNGDQLVIVRKLVNSFTESKNIFAPLKSASQFKLFRQVEVSESNFRSTDNIKLEDITQSSIDTFLGINGKYEIEKIFNLFNYIQQEETTFFLKQTEYERGDSLSFLVKTDKIEKKIEKINTVTNVIRKKISDFKGQLQNLKQQELSDVSYHRLFNHREFVFDRETPFSIANLDKLLTYQNTLQNIIDFKKNFSIGEYNRKTERDKRKKDIAGDRAIKQALYFSMLSPNILKSNSQWLWEKYSLDNPKLFEYVLLENYLQSYERVVHDCNRRKQLNTYLTNLSSDITEMTEQSITYTQNDRLSGDFELLKIQVVKFQSLRNNASQVDKNLSELRQLRSNLGNKFDELRHRHIDENKCPFCNSQFQTFEELKQAYDSYKNYLTEISSQSSLQLQEAQLLLNERIQQLKQKIIDEINSLSIDVDKNLLDRLQKLKNSYQSYSQNVEGFKTFIQSYTIMVPYELGRLEFKDYNQQHQLNWQEFQSKLVVDDDVYSLLDNNSLRNIKEELEVLREEFPELQFETYQLESSSYSKINIAMIDSRLLELKNAIHSAVDNKYAINENLIADTENIFPTYFQSKVEVLEDIRIGDLENKKLYLDRQHKLVQNQQLQDLSSQIETLRITVERLEEINTIYKEEVKQFKIDIVKKLRIPFFIYSAKMLQNYQQGLGIFLTYNKTTIDKEETTTDEATGNQVKTIKKITKTIIRFKSDSNNDHDAINQLSTGQLAVVSLAFTLSLNTMFKLSDNLNFLMIDDPVQDMDAMNVLSFIEILRHGIIDKYQIILSTYSDLNALFMGYKFANSNSEVNIKYEKVSDLQV